AGTTAGAAACCTAACATGAGTCGTATTCAACATGGAAATTCATAGATTTGTTAAAAAATCTCCTCACCCTAACCCCCCAACGGAAAAACAACAACTAGATAAGGAAGGGATTAACCCCCCTGTCGACCCGAAACCTCCCGCACAATCTCCCCCCGCACCAGGAGCGAACAAAATTAAAAAACCGCAGAACCCCATTGGGCACACCACTACTGAACAAAACGCCAGTTCCCCTGCCCCTTCTACGAATCAATCCCAATCCCGCCATAAGAAAAAGAATAAGAGAAACAAAAAAGCAACTAGTTCTAATTCAAAAAATGCCCCAACTTCAGTCAAAGAAGAACTCTTACCCCTAACCCCTGAACCTGGAAAAGAGGAAGGAGAAGACCTAGAATCAGCTGTAATTAATGGCGTAAAAATCCAATCAGAAGATTTAGACCCATTAACTAAAAAGGTCATGGATATGATGGATAGTCGCCATGCTGAGACGGCAGTCTGTTTATTTGCCATGATTTATGGCGGAATAATTGTTAGTACTCCCTTTGGTCTAGCTTTTAGCTTATTCATGCTTCCTTTAATTAGAAAAGTTTTTGAAGAAATGTCTTTTTTCTCCGAATGTAAAAGACAAAGAAAGCGCGTTGAACGTACTGAATGGAGAATTTTTGAATTCCTCAGACATAAATTAGGTGATTCAGGAGAAGAAATCACCTACAGAATCAGAGAACCTCGTTTAACTGTAGAAGGAGTAGGAAATTTAGATATTCTTATTAAAGCTGATTACGGTCTGGTGTTTGCCCTGTCTGTAATAACCTTCGATGAAACAGATGGTCGTCCTGTCAAGGTTTTTTACGACTCCATTCAAAAAACAATTATGTACCGTAAACCAAGAGGACCCAAACGGGCTTTTCATAGTAATCCTGTAGAAACTCACTTGAAGGTAGTAGAACATCTCGTTGAACATCAACCCGATTTAATGGCAGGTAAGGTCATCAACATGATAATTTTCACTCATCCGGTTGAGATATTTGTTCATCCAGATTCCCCAATGATAGATCTAGGCAAAAGACTTCATCTCTATTTCAAAGACATTTACTTTATTGAAGAGAATAGAGCCTTTAGACTTATAGCTAAACTCAAACACGACGAAAAAGTAAGACTAGAATCAGAGCAACCACAATCATGATTAATTTCAGATCCCATCGAGTTACAATAGCTGTAGAATTAAATTAAGGTGACCAAAGCATTCAAGGCTAATATGCAAAAAAGCATCGCAACTGATTTCCCCAGTTAAACGACGCTCTCTCACATGGATTTAGCTAGAAAGACTTTTAGTCCACCCTCAAGGTGGAGTCCTTAGACTTTCACCAAAAAAGCAAAAATTTCTTTTTCATTACTTCGATGATAGCAGAAAATAGACAAAATTTGTAAATCAATATCTCAATACTCATCCCGTTGAACAATTTGCCAAGGGATGAAATTATGTCTTTCTGTTCTGAAGTGAGTAAGGAATTGAGGGTGGACTTGAAAATATAGCTAGATCCTACTAACCAAATTATGAAGTAGGACAATGGCGATAAATTACATCAATTTTGAACAAAACCAGGTCGAAAATTCTCAAAGACAGAAACACAACCGGATTAACCATCAAAACCTCCTTGAATGGCTCTCTAGTTGTGTAGACACTGAACTAATCAACCAAAATGTCATTTCTCTCGACGAATCCGCCGCCTTTGAGCATCTCCTCTACGGCCTCGACAACACAGAGCGCCGCAACGATGGTCGCCTCAGAGACAGATGGCTCAGACAATACTCCCACCTATCAGAAGGCGGCTGGTGGTGCTCCGGAGTTGACCCCCACAACAACTGGCAACCAATGGAATGGGGGCGCTTTAAGCCTAATGCTCCTAGGTCTAATGCTTTAAAAAACAAACCAGTTAAATACGAATCGCCCCCTAAAGTACCCAATCGCGTCACCTACTTCAATACTCCCACTCACCTCTGGGATAAAGTAGCCCAACGCTACGGTCTTAGTCGCTCTCACTCCCTTTCTGAAAAACTATCTAACCCGATTAACTTTTGGCAGTGGGTGCAACAACACCCCCAAATCCCCAATATCCTCACCGAAGGCGAAAAAAAAGCAGGTAGCCTACTCACCCTAGGATTTGCCGCCATCGCCCTCCCTGGCATTTGGAATGGACGTGTCGGAAAAAAAGGTATTGACGAACGCCTCCACCCTGACTTGATGCCCCAGGCTCAACCCGCACGGGAATTCATCATTCTTTTTGACTACGAAACCAAACCCAAAACCCAATACGCCCTCTATCAAGCTACTTGGCGCACCGCCAAAGTAATTAGAGAAGCCGGCTGTTCTTGTAAAATCGCCCTTCTTCCAGGACCTGAAAAAGGCGTTGACGACTTCATTGCCACCCACGGTGAAAAAGCCGAAGAGCTTTTAGAGGAGATAATCGCAAATGCCCTCACTATAGAAGAATACCAACAACGCTTTTTTGCCTCTCGTTTCTCTTTGGGTAAATATCAACCCCAGATTCAACTCAATGTCCCCTATATCTCCGATACCATTTCCCTCCCAGAATCGGGACTTGTTGCCATAAAAAGTTCCATGGGCACGGGTAAAACCGACCTCATGGAACGTTGGCGAGAACAAAATCCCCATAAGCGCTTCCTCAATAACGGTCATCGCGTTAATCTCCTGAGAAATCTCTCTAAAAGACTCAAAACCGAAATGTATTCCGCCCTGAAAGCGGCAGACTTAGTCAAAGCCTCCGCCCTTTCCATCACCGTCGATAGTCTTCATAAACTCACCTATATCCAAAACCCCTATGACTGCCTTTTCATCGACGAAGCCTGTCAATACCTCGTTCATCTTCTACACAGTAAAACCTGTAAAGAATATCGCGCCGAAATCCTAGAAGTTTTAGAATACCTCGTCAATAAAGCCAAACTCGTTGTCCTCGCCGATGCCCACCTCGACGAAATTACTATTGACTTCTTCAAAGCCATGCGCCCAGAAAATGAAGAACCACTAATTATCGAAAATACCTATTCTAACGGTGGTCGGAATATTTTCTGGTATACAGGCAATGACAGTAGCCAACTCGTTGCCCAAATTTTTGCCGCCCTTTTAGCCGGACTAAAAATCATGGTGGCTTCCGATTCCAAGCGCTTTATCAAAAAACTAGAAAAAGCGATGAAAGTCAAATTTGTGAACTCCGACCCTTTACATGTTGACGATTTAAGAATCTGGTCTATTCATGCCGAAAACAGTGGCAGCGAAGAAAATATCGCCTTTATCGAAGATATCTCTAACCAGGTTAAAAATGTTGATGCCCTGCTGGCTTCTCCTAGCCTTAGCACCGGAGTCGATATTCCTGACTATCACTTCGATGTAGTTTTTGGCGTTTTTCACGGCGCTACCCAAATGGCCACCGAATGCGCCCAAGCCCTACACCGCATTCGATATCTCATCCCCATGCACATCTGGGTCGCCCCTCGTCCTCTAAATGGCTATCAGGAAACTAACCCCAAGAAAATCAAACAATCCATTCTAGATAGTAACCAAATGACCGCCTTTTTGATTCGTCTAGATAAAGAAACTGGTATCCGTGGTGCTGAGAAAGATTGGGCTTTAGAGGCTTATTGCCGTCAACTAGCACAAAGAAATCAATCCCTCAATAATTTAAGATTTGATTTAAAGTATCTTCTTCTAGAAATGGGACATACCATCGATATGGTTATAGAGGATAATTCTCCAGATAATCAACAACGGATGAAAGAAGCAGCCAAGAGACTCGACGCGGAAACTAGGGCAGCTATTGCCAATGCCAAATCTATCGACTTCCAGCAATACCGTAGTCAACAAACCAAAGATTTCCTTTCTCCTGAAGAAGTCTATGAGTGTGAAAAATACCGAATTGCTACTGCTTATGGGATGCAGGTCACCGAAGAGTTAGTTGAAAAGGATGACCAGGGACGTTTCTATCATAAACTTTTAGCTCTAGAAGCAGTTCTTTCTCCCAATGAGGGAATCATCATTGAGACCAACTCTGGTAAAACCTATCCGCGACCGCCTGATGTTGTGAGTCAACGAGATTTGACAGAGCGCGAGTTGTTTCCCTTGTCCATGGATTGGGGTAATTATTCGGCGCAATGGTTAGCTCGTTATCGCTTGGGAATACCGCAGATTCTGGCGAGGTTACTAGCAGGGGAAGAGGTTACTAAAACCGACCCAGATTTAATCAAGATACGAGATATCGCCGTTGCTTGTTCTGCCCAGATAAAATCGATTCTCAATTTAACTATTCCCTACAATTGTCCTCCTGTTTGGCTCTTAAGTTTACTACTAGACCAATTGGGGTTGAAACTACGTAATAGACGAACTAGAAAAAATGGCCAACAGATTCGTTTATACAGTCTCGATGCCGACCATTTTCATTTTGCCTTGGAGGTACTTGCCTATCGCGAACAACAACGTTTGTTTAAACAGCAACCAAATGAGGGGGATAAAAAAGCTCCAGACCCCCCTGAAAAGGAGAGTATACATACATTAGAGGAGGGGGTGTCACAGGAAATATTTGACCCCTTGACTGGGTATTTACACTTACTTGAACAGCTAAGAACTGGTTTAGAGGCGATGCTTTTAAGACCCGAATTGTTACTAAATCCAATTTATTTAATTTTTAATAAGTGGCGACTCTAGATATAGGGTCAGAATTAAGTTTTTACGAGTGCAATTCTAACAATTTATTATCCTATATTTCGCTCAAAAATCCGAAATCAAACTAGATTCTTGACAAAAAGCTGGTTTATAATAAGTACTAACAGTTTGTCAAATTTGATAATGAACCCCTCAAAAACGGCTCAAGTTATGTCTATTCTGGTCAAGGATGGAATTGTCCGCTCAAAAGACCTTAGAGAAATGGGCATTCATCAGGAATATTTGCGACTTTTGTCAAATCAGGGGCAAATAGTGCGCTCAGGACGTGGCATTTACACTCTCCCAGACAGAGATTTAACAGAAAATCAAAGTTTAATTGAAGCTAGTATACGTGTTCCTCATGGCATTATCTGCTTACTTTCAGCTCTGAGATTTCATAACTTGACCACCCAAAATCCGTTTGAAGTTTGGCAGGCAATTGCTCAGGATGCACGTCCCCCCAAAGATGACCTGATTCCTTTGCGTATTGTATATATGTCGGAAAAAACCAGAACCTCCGGGATAGAAACACATCTGATTGCTAATATTCCTGTTCCAATATTTAACGTTCCCAAAACAGTAGCAGACTGTTTTAAATATCGTAACAAGATTGGTCATGATGTGGCACTAGAAGCACTTCGAGATTGTTGGCGAGAGCGTCGCTGTACAATGGATGAACTTTGGCACTACGCTAAAATCTGTCGAGTAACTAATGTGATGCGCCCCTACCTTGAATCACTAACATTAATATGAACCAATCTCCTAATATCGCCGCATCGGTTCGCACTCGTCTTAAAAACCAATCTACTTCAGCCCGAGAAGATTTTCAAGTTATTTTGACGCGCTATGCCCTAGAACGATTTTTATACCGCATAAGCCAGTCTTTATACCAGGAGCAATTTATTCTCAAAGGTGCTTTACTTTTTTCGGTCTGGAGTGACCAACCACATCGCCCTACAAGAGATTTAGATTTACTCGGGCAAGGAGATAACACATTGTCTTATCTAGAACAAGTTTTCTCTGCTATTTGTCAGACTATTGTTCCTGACGATGGATTAGAATTTAA
The sequence above is a segment of the Gloeocapsa sp. DLM2.Bin57 genome. Coding sequences within it:
- a CDS encoding DUF3854 domain-containing protein, which gives rise to MAINYINFEQNQVENSQRQKHNRINHQNLLEWLSSCVDTELINQNVISLDESAAFEHLLYGLDNTERRNDGRLRDRWLRQYSHLSEGGWWCSGVDPHNNWQPMEWGRFKPNAPRSNALKNKPVKYESPPKVPNRVTYFNTPTHLWDKVAQRYGLSRSHSLSEKLSNPINFWQWVQQHPQIPNILTEGEKKAGSLLTLGFAAIALPGIWNGRVGKKGIDERLHPDLMPQAQPAREFIILFDYETKPKTQYALYQATWRTAKVIREAGCSCKIALLPGPEKGVDDFIATHGEKAEELLEEIIANALTIEEYQQRFFASRFSLGKYQPQIQLNVPYISDTISLPESGLVAIKSSMGTGKTDLMERWREQNPHKRFLNNGHRVNLLRNLSKRLKTEMYSALKAADLVKASALSITVDSLHKLTYIQNPYDCLFIDEACQYLVHLLHSKTCKEYRAEILEVLEYLVNKAKLVVLADAHLDEITIDFFKAMRPENEEPLIIENTYSNGGRNIFWYTGNDSSQLVAQIFAALLAGLKIMVASDSKRFIKKLEKAMKVKFVNSDPLHVDDLRIWSIHAENSGSEENIAFIEDISNQVKNVDALLASPSLSTGVDIPDYHFDVVFGVFHGATQMATECAQALHRIRYLIPMHIWVAPRPLNGYQETNPKKIKQSILDSNQMTAFLIRLDKETGIRGAEKDWALEAYCRQLAQRNQSLNNLRFDLKYLLLEMGHTIDMVIEDNSPDNQQRMKEAAKRLDAETRAAIANAKSIDFQQYRSQQTKDFLSPEEVYECEKYRIATAYGMQVTEELVEKDDQGRFYHKLLALEAVLSPNEGIIIETNSGKTYPRPPDVVSQRDLTERELFPLSMDWGNYSAQWLARYRLGIPQILARLLAGEEVTKTDPDLIKIRDIAVACSAQIKSILNLTIPYNCPPVWLLSLLLDQLGLKLRNRRTRKNGQQIRLYSLDADHFHFALEVLAYREQQRLFKQQPNEGDKKAPDPPEKESIHTLEEGVSQEIFDPLTGYLHLLEQLRTGLEAMLLRPELLLNPIYLIFNKWRL
- a CDS encoding transcriptional regulator is translated as MNPSKTAQVMSILVKDGIVRSKDLREMGIHQEYLRLLSNQGQIVRSGRGIYTLPDRDLTENQSLIEASIRVPHGIICLLSALRFHNLTTQNPFEVWQAIAQDARPPKDDLIPLRIVYMSEKTRTSGIETHLIANIPVPIFNVPKTVADCFKYRNKIGHDVALEALRDCWRERRCTMDELWHYAKICRVTNVMRPYLESLTLI